CAGGTCGTACTGTCTACAAAGGCCATATACCAAAAATGCACATTGAAGACTTTATTTGCAAATGCTCTGCCATACTCCCGCCAGACATTCTTTAGCTTTCTTAGGTCATTTTGTAGCGGTGATTTTTTACGGCTGTAAATTTTAAATAAATCCCCAACAGACAACGCAAATGTATGCCTCAGCAGAAATAAACAACAAAAGCCATGGCTATATATTACATCACTGATGCAGAGCTACATTGCAGGTTACTAGCAACAAACAATCCACATGAGAATTCCTTGTGCACAGAGCGTAATGCAATTCATTGCTTTGAAGTGTTGTAGTTGTTACTAATAAGCCATGAAGCCTTCCTGCTATCATTGTCTGTTGTCCCATGTTATACTAATGtgcaaacaaaatgaaaaatgtaataataaaaaaaaaaatctaattaccCGTTTCTTCATTTTATGGAATGGGTCTCACATGAACTGTCCCATCTTTATTTTTCCTTAGACGTTACCTCCACATTACAGCTTCTTAATGATTCTGCCAACCAGAAACTGTTTGATTGGCGGCCTCCTAAGGGATGTGTTCGCTGTGCGGTGGTGGGAAATGGGGGGATCCTGAATGGTTCCCGTAAGGGAAAAGAGATTGATGACCACCACTATGTTTTCAGGTATGAGAGTGACTGGATATGGAATGTCAATGAGTAATACGAATATATACAAAAAGTTTGTAAACTCttaacaattacttttatttctgCACAAATGGCTCCTGAAAGTAAAAGAACATTGTACATTGTAAAATCATCTTGAacaaatggcccatttggttctaAAGAAATGTCTGTTTAGTAAATACTTCCATTCCCCAAAAACGCTCCAACAATTTTGAAACATTTCTGCAGGACTCGGCATTGTGCAGTTCCAGTTATTCCTTCTGGGAATGGATGAAAAAATGTGGTGATACCTGTTAATGGAGTGTGTGCTTAAAGcagctgtcaccagtttataactgccctatcttctacctaatctaataggcgctttgatgaagataactactgttttattttttaaatgtttattattgAGCAAGTTTTGAAacatttttcgatttatgctaattttttctaaatgccaaactgggcgttttttttattgaccaagtgggcgttgtataaaaaaagtgtatgacgctgaccaatcggcgtcatacacttctctccattcatgcccagcttgtttcacatcACAGAGTgattcagggtgtaaccaggagcttgatcaggcaTATGTATTCACaataaaatcacaagcaacaatgaaataactgaacagactcaaatacttcacacgtggccctgataggttgcagacagaaaaataagattggctctgcatctcaaaccagggTCATCCAGAAacttggctagtagtcatgataACCTAAAattgacggacgtttcctaataatcattggccggtgtaaaagggtttTTAAGATCTGAAAGATTGAGCGTCATATATTAGTGAAATTATGGCAGTTATCTCAGCGTGAACCCCATATGTATGAGGGTCCCCCGCCAATTTTACTGACACAAATTACTTTTTCGAGAATTGAGGAATGTCCTTCAAGTGCAACTGATTTACTAAATGTAATCACGCCTGGCAATCATCATTATATTACATTTTTAAGGGAGAATTTTTACATTTACAGAATGTTTTGCTCTTCCTTCTGGATAGCTGAATATCTTACCACAGTTCTCTCTTTTTTTATATTATGTTCCTGTGTATGTTTAGGCTAAATGGTGCGGTGATAAAAGGATTTGAGGAGGATGTTGGTACAAAAACGTCATTTTATGGTTTCACGGTCAACACCATGAAGAATTCTCTGATTGCTTACTATGAATACGGCTTcactgaaacacctaaagggcagGTAAAAGATGTAAATGGAAGAACGCAACCAACGATGTCACTCTTAAAGGAGATTACTGGGAAATAGAAGCTTGAATGTTTTACTTACTCAGGGCTGTAATAGTAGGTGGCATACATTTTATTTCTAGAGATAATACAGAGGTTTCTTCTGGATTTATGCGGTAGATAGAACCTTGATCATTAGAATCACAAATGCCAAAGTGTCTCTTTATCTAGGGTTATATGTGTATGGATTTTCGTAGCTGGCTCATATCACCTGTATGACAGTGAAGACCAGAAATAGCCATGAATCagttacagaggggggggggggggaagagttcAGGATGCCGGATATTTGGAACCTAATTTGCATATAactataaaagtatttttttacaCTGACGGAAGAACTAAGCAAGACCAGCGATATATTGCTACTGCTTGTCCCTACACCTTTCTAGCAGTGTTTgcggtggggaggggggggggcaaaattGGTGACAGACTTCCTTTAGgggagtattatttggatactgcatattatttggCCACTATAATATTTGTAAGCTGTAGAGGGCAATATTATTTTGGCATGGTGGTATTCTGTGTGCTAAAATTACTAGACAAACTGTTTAAAAAGGTTATTTACTTTGCTTATTGCCCAGAGTCCCATTTTCTATAAAAAACAGTCCTGTTTATACTTCTTGCTTGTGGTCAGCATTGCAGTCAATGGTTAAATACATTTCTCCTTTTATGTTATTACAGGGACTACGGTATATATTTATACCCTCAGATTTAAGGGACTATGTTATGCTACGTTCAAGCATTTTAGGAGTTCCTGTCCCAAGTGGTACCGACAAAGAAGACAAGTTAGTGGAAAATATTTATTTCAATGAAATTACGGGATGTCTAAATAATCCTAGTAATGCAGCAAATGCCTTTTTATTTGTCTCTTAGGCCTTCTGAATATTATGGACCAGAGGCGACGGCAAAGAAATTTAAGCTTCTGCATCCTGACTTTCTGCTGTACACCATGGAGAGGTGACTAAATGACTTTATACTCATAAATTTGTGTTCAGAGGTTGCGTTAAGAACTGCAAAATATCTGTAGTCTgatattacttaaaggggttgaaagaaatgaaaaataaagGGTTTGCTTTTTTTACAAAAACACCGCAAGTCTTGACCATGGGCTGTGActgttaaggtatgttcacacggctaattttcagccattttttgggccaaaaacgcagcaaaaaaacagtgcgtaaaaaaaagccccgtaaaaagaagtgcatgtcatgtctggtgccgtttttggagccatttttcattggataaatagaaaaacagctccaaaaacgaccgtaaaatgcatcaaaaaacgcttgatccttaaaaaaatggctgaaaatcagaggctgttttcccttgaaaacagctccgtattttacagccgttttttgtttattgtatgaacatacccttagggaatgttcacacgcagagtcaaaaatggctgaaaattatggagctgttttcagagaaaacagcctctgattttcagccgttcttaAAGCTAAAAACATTTCTTGagggttttttggagccgtttttagagctgtttttccattgacacaatgaaaaagagctccaaaaccggctcaagaagtgacatgctccttctttttacagggcgtttttttacgtgccgttttgaattcaatgggcaggtgCTTGTAGGTGGCTAAGCTACCCTTTTTCaggtattttttggggggaaatatgCCTGAAgacacagtgtgtgaacatacctttattgCAAAtcagcagctcagccccattcacttgaatggagctgatTTACAATACCATACACCGTCAATGTGCAATTGTTACCAGATtagggctgttttttttcctgtaacttgGGCTCTTATATCATCCACAGATACAGGGGCAATCTATAGTATAGAAAATAAAGTATTAGAAGTCTTGTCTGCCACCCTAGCCCTCAAAATGTTGTGCCAAATATAACACTGTGTATTATATACGAAAATAAACATAGGACACTGACTAATGCAAATTTACATTTAGTCATAGATAATTAACGGGTTAAATTGATTTACTAAGCTCACCATTACAACAGGCCGTGGCTGAAAGTCCTTTAAccctattaaactttttttaaataaaattctttATATTCTGATGGTGAAACCTTGTTTTCGTCTTAGTTCTTTCTGCATCTCTCTTTTCTTTCTACAAGCGATAATCATCTCACAATAAAAAATAGGGAGTGGACTAGTAACTGGAATGCGCTGCCGTAACCTTATCAATTCAGCTTCAATGTAATTCTCATCTTACAGTTTCTTAAAGTCGGATATATTAAAAACAGAATATGCAAACCTATATATGCCAAGTACTGGTGGGCTGATGCTGCTTACTGCACTACACAGCTGTGATCAGGTAAGAGGGTTCTGTTATATGTCTAACCTCCAATGGGACCATTGCTAGGTCAGCAATTATGAAAGGAGGGGTgtagccatacctcccaactttgaagtatcacaaagagcACCGCGGCAAATTTTttctttaagccacgcctctattccctcccaatccccgcccatacacacccggttcagcccacacagtatcatgctcccatagtgcctcccacacagtataatgccaaatagctgccctcacacagtgtaatgccctctaactgccaccatacagtttaatgccccatagatgcaccca
The genomic region above belongs to Rhinoderma darwinii isolate aRhiDar2 chromosome 13, aRhiDar2.hap1, whole genome shotgun sequence and contains:
- the ST6GALNAC2 gene encoding alpha-N-acetylgalactosaminide alpha-2,6-sialyltransferase 2; the encoded protein is MRIRWFKLLSLMVGLAVSAMFYGHYYTSLVTSNRSLHPGTGPHSIFKGSNDSQHTIRTDHERKSDKKTAMTLMKSIADLKLHADSVCHTSLRLRVQNDFYFRNLFNFDIPVLMWDSYITEDTRKNLSQRPVPYGWKDLPLEDVTSTLQLLNDSANQKLFDWRPPKGCVRCAVVGNGGILNGSRKGKEIDDHHYVFRLNGAVIKGFEEDVGTKTSFYGFTVNTMKNSLIAYYEYGFTETPKGQGLRYIFIPSDLRDYVMLRSSILGVPVPSGTDKEDKPSEYYGPEATAKKFKLLHPDFLLYTMESFLKSDILKTEYANLYMPSTGGLMLLTALHSCDQVDAYGFITSHYSQFSDHYFERTKKPLEFYANHDMMLEMHLWSKLHKKGIMTLYQR